The following proteins are co-located in the Microbacterium sp. SORGH_AS_0888 genome:
- the tkt gene encoding transketolase, whose amino-acid sequence MTDLRWDEIDRRAVDTARVLAADAVEKVGNGHPGTAMSLAPAAYLLYQRVLRHDPADTHWLGRDRFILSAGHSSLTQYVQLYLGGFGLELKDLEALRTWGSLTPGHPEYGHTKGVEITTGPLGQGLASAVGFAYAARYERGLFDPEAPAGTSPFDHFVYVIAGDGDLQEGVTSEASSLAGHQNLGNLIAIYDSNQISIEDDTNVAFTEDVAKRYEAYGWQVQTVDWKKTGQYVEDVAELYAAIEAAKGETDKPSLIILKTIIGWPSPGKQNSGKIHGAALGADELAATKEVLGFDPEKSFVVADDVIAHTRALKDRAAEARAQWQKGFDAWASANPGRKALLDRLEAGELPADISVPAFAAGKDVSTRAASGQVINALAEQLPELWGGSADLAESNLTTIKDAKSFIPAEWSTHEWSGDPYGRVLHFGIREHAMGAIVNGIKLHGPTRPFGGTFLIFSDYMRPPVRLAALMDIPSIFVWTHDSVALGEDGPTHQPIEQLSTLRLIPNFTVIRPADANETAAAWLEIVRRSSGGPVGIALTRQNIPVFPRGENGFATTDGVAKGAYVLLDAEGGEPDVILIATGSEVQLAVEARETLAGDGIRARVVSAPSLEWFAEQDEAYRESVLPAAVTARVSVEAGSTPLWRSIVGSTGRTVGIDHFGASADYKTLFQKFGITTDAVVQAARETIEENA is encoded by the coding sequence GTGACCGATTTGCGTTGGGACGAGATCGATCGGCGTGCGGTGGACACCGCTCGCGTGCTCGCGGCGGACGCCGTCGAGAAGGTGGGCAACGGTCACCCGGGCACGGCGATGAGCCTGGCCCCGGCCGCATACCTGCTGTATCAGCGGGTGCTTCGCCACGACCCCGCCGACACCCACTGGCTCGGTCGTGACCGCTTCATCCTCTCCGCGGGGCACTCCTCGCTCACGCAGTACGTGCAGCTCTACCTCGGCGGTTTCGGCCTGGAGCTGAAGGACCTCGAGGCGCTTCGCACCTGGGGATCGCTGACTCCCGGTCACCCCGAGTACGGGCACACCAAGGGCGTCGAGATCACGACGGGCCCGCTGGGTCAGGGTCTCGCCTCCGCGGTGGGCTTCGCCTACGCCGCACGCTATGAGCGTGGCCTCTTCGACCCCGAGGCGCCGGCCGGCACGAGCCCCTTCGACCACTTCGTCTACGTGATCGCCGGAGACGGCGACCTGCAGGAGGGTGTCACGAGCGAGGCCTCGAGCCTGGCGGGACACCAGAACCTGGGCAACCTGATCGCGATCTACGACTCGAACCAGATCTCGATCGAGGACGACACGAACGTCGCCTTCACGGAGGACGTCGCGAAGCGCTACGAGGCGTACGGCTGGCAGGTCCAGACGGTCGACTGGAAGAAGACCGGGCAGTACGTCGAGGACGTCGCCGAGCTGTACGCCGCGATCGAGGCCGCCAAGGGAGAGACCGACAAGCCGTCGCTCATCATCCTCAAGACGATCATCGGCTGGCCCTCCCCCGGCAAGCAGAACTCCGGCAAGATCCACGGCGCCGCGCTGGGCGCCGACGAGCTCGCGGCGACCAAGGAGGTCCTCGGGTTCGACCCGGAGAAGTCCTTCGTCGTCGCCGATGACGTGATCGCACACACCCGCGCCCTCAAGGACCGTGCCGCCGAGGCCCGCGCGCAGTGGCAGAAGGGCTTCGACGCGTGGGCGTCGGCGAACCCCGGGCGGAAGGCGCTGCTGGACCGTCTGGAGGCGGGCGAGCTCCCCGCCGACATCAGCGTGCCGGCGTTCGCCGCGGGCAAGGACGTCTCCACGCGAGCGGCATCGGGCCAGGTCATCAACGCGCTCGCGGAGCAGCTGCCCGAGCTGTGGGGCGGATCAGCGGACCTCGCCGAGTCGAACCTGACGACCATCAAGGACGCGAAGAGCTTCATCCCCGCCGAGTGGTCGACCCACGAGTGGTCGGGCGACCCCTACGGCCGGGTGCTGCACTTCGGCATCCGCGAGCACGCGATGGGCGCCATCGTCAACGGCATCAAGCTGCACGGTCCGACCCGCCCCTTCGGCGGCACCTTCCTGATCTTCAGCGACTACATGCGTCCGCCGGTGCGCCTGGCGGCCCTCATGGACATCCCGTCGATCTTCGTCTGGACCCATGACTCCGTCGCGCTCGGCGAGGACGGCCCGACGCACCAGCCGATCGAGCAGCTCTCCACGCTCCGCCTCATCCCGAACTTCACCGTGATCCGGCCCGCGGACGCCAACGAGACGGCTGCGGCATGGCTCGAGATCGTGCGCCGCTCGAGCGGCGGCCCCGTGGGCATCGCGCTCACGCGCCAGAACATCCCGGTGTTCCCGCGCGGCGAGAACGGCTTCGCGACGACGGACGGTGTCGCCAAGGGCGCGTATGTGCTGCTCGACGCCGAGGGCGGCGAGCCGGACGTGATCCTCATCGCCACCGGATCCGAGGTGCAGCTGGCGGTCGAGGCGCGCGAGACGCTCGCCGGCGACGGCATCCGCGCCCGTGTCGTGTCGGCTCCGTCGCTCGAGTGGTTCGCCGAGCAGGACGAGGCGTACCGCGAGAGCGTCCTGCCCGCCGCGGTGACGGCCCGTGTGTCCGTCGAGGCCGGATCGACCCCGCTGTGGCGCAGCATCGTCGGCAGCACCGGCCGCACCGTCGGCATCGACCACTTCGGCGCGTCCGCCGACTACAAGACGCTGTTCCAGAAGTTCGGCATCACGACCGACGCCGTCGTCCAGGCGGCCCGCGAGACCATCGAGGAGAACGCATGA
- a CDS encoding heme o synthase — MDITTTGIEAPTARRPLGRTVRAYVALTKPRVLELLLVTTVPVMILAANGLPDLWLVLATVVGGSLSAGSAAAFNMYLDRDIDAHMQRTENRPLVTGEVSPRGALVFAWTLAVVSTLWLWLTTNPLAAALSAGAIFFYVVIYTLLLKRRTEQNIVWGGIAGCFPVLIGWSAVTGSLSWSAAILFVLVFLWTPPHYWPLSMKYKSDYDEVEVPMLGSTRSGAQVGLQVILYAWATVACSLLLIPVAGMGLVYSVAAFVFGGWFIYESHRLYSRAVRGGEPRPMRVFHASITYLTLLFVAIAIDPLLPF; from the coding sequence ATGGACATCACGACCACCGGGATCGAGGCACCCACCGCTCGCCGTCCCCTCGGCCGCACGGTGCGCGCGTACGTCGCCCTCACCAAGCCCCGCGTTCTCGAGCTGCTGCTCGTCACGACCGTGCCCGTGATGATCCTCGCCGCGAACGGGCTGCCCGATCTGTGGCTCGTGCTCGCGACCGTCGTCGGCGGGTCGCTGAGCGCCGGCTCCGCGGCCGCGTTCAACATGTACCTCGACCGCGACATCGATGCCCACATGCAGCGCACCGAGAACCGGCCGCTCGTGACGGGGGAGGTCTCGCCCCGTGGTGCGCTCGTGTTCGCATGGACGCTCGCGGTCGTCTCCACCCTCTGGCTGTGGCTGACGACGAACCCGCTGGCGGCCGCGCTGTCGGCGGGCGCGATCTTCTTCTACGTGGTCATCTACACGCTGCTGCTCAAGCGCCGCACGGAGCAGAACATCGTCTGGGGCGGCATCGCCGGCTGTTTCCCGGTCCTCATCGGATGGAGCGCCGTCACGGGATCGCTCTCGTGGTCGGCCGCGATCCTGTTCGTCCTCGTCTTCCTGTGGACGCCGCCGCACTACTGGCCGCTGTCGATGAAGTACAAGAGCGACTACGACGAGGTCGAGGTGCCGATGCTCGGCTCGACCCGCAGCGGCGCGCAGGTCGGCCTTCAGGTCATCCTCTATGCCTGGGCGACGGTCGCCTGCTCGCTGCTGCTGATCCCCGTCGCCGGCATGGGCCTCGTGTACTCGGTCGCGGCCTTCGTCTTCGGCGGCTGGTTCATCTACGAGTCGCACCGCCTCTACTCGCGCGCCGTCCGCGGGGGCGAGCCCCGTCCGATGCGGGTCTTCCACGCATCCATCACCTACTTGACGCTCCTCTTCGTCGCGATCGCGATCGACCCGCTGCTCCCGTTCTGA
- a CDS encoding heme A synthase, whose product MSVPPTGRLLRPVAWLNFLGNVAIIGTGGAVRLTDSGLGCPTWPTCTAGSIVPTPALVDDNFHSLIEFGNRLMSPVLGILALLLLVLVWRLRRERRDLFILSWVVMGGIIAQAIVGGITVWTGLNPFIVGFHYVASLLLVCVTAAILVRLASVPGPRVRAVPAWYAILTHVTTLVLAVTIVFGVLTTGAGPHSGDDAAARNGFDAQVLEHVHAWPGYALFVLTVVLTVVAWMRRLPTRAWITALLAIELVQIALGLYQARNGVPPLAVGAHMILAALTAAAMTVVVLRLKATPADTPPATAASPVSSANA is encoded by the coding sequence ATGTCCGTGCCCCCCACCGGCAGACTTCTCCGCCCGGTCGCCTGGCTGAACTTCCTCGGCAACGTCGCGATCATCGGCACCGGAGGTGCGGTGCGACTGACCGATTCCGGCCTCGGCTGCCCGACCTGGCCGACGTGCACGGCGGGGTCCATCGTGCCCACTCCGGCACTCGTCGACGACAACTTCCACTCCCTGATCGAGTTCGGCAACCGGCTCATGAGCCCCGTGCTCGGGATCCTCGCCCTTCTCCTGCTCGTGCTCGTATGGCGGCTGCGGCGAGAACGGCGCGACCTCTTCATCCTGTCGTGGGTCGTCATGGGCGGGATCATCGCGCAGGCGATCGTCGGCGGGATCACGGTGTGGACGGGGCTGAACCCGTTCATCGTCGGCTTCCACTACGTGGCCTCGCTCCTGCTGGTGTGCGTCACCGCCGCGATCCTCGTGCGGCTCGCGTCCGTACCCGGGCCGCGTGTGCGGGCCGTGCCTGCCTGGTACGCGATCCTCACCCACGTGACGACGCTCGTGCTCGCCGTCACGATCGTCTTCGGCGTGCTGACCACGGGGGCCGGTCCGCACTCCGGCGACGACGCCGCGGCGCGCAACGGCTTCGACGCCCAGGTGCTGGAGCACGTGCACGCCTGGCCGGGATACGCGCTGTTCGTGCTGACGGTCGTCCTGACGGTCGTCGCGTGGATGCGGCGGCTGCCCACCCGCGCATGGATCACCGCGCTGCTGGCCATCGAGCTCGTCCAGATCGCGCTCGGGCTCTACCAGGCGCGCAACGGTGTCCCGCCGCTGGCCGTCGGGGCTCACATGATCCTCGCCGCACTGACCGCCGCGGCGATGACCGTCGTGGTGCTGCGCCTGAAGGCGACGCCGGCGGACACGCCGCCCGCGACGGCGGCCAGCCCCGTTTCCTCAGCAAACGCATAG
- the sufB gene encoding Fe-S cluster assembly protein SufB: MSDVLIDRPELEGLGVYEFGWHDPDAAGASAKRGLSEAVVRDISALKAEPEWMLKNRLKGYQLFGRKPMPTWGADLSDIDFENIKYFVRSTEKQAGSWEELPEDIRNTYERLGIPEAERARLVAGVAAQYESEVVYHQIQEDLERQGVIFMDTDTALKEHPEFFEEYFGTVIPAGDNKFAALNTAVWSGGSFVYVPKGVHVDIPLQAYFRINTENMGQFERTLIIADEDSYVHYIEGCTAPIYKSDSLHSAVVEIVVKKNARVRYTTIQNWSNNVYNLVTKRAIAHEGATMEWVDGNIGSKVTMKYPSIYLMGEHAKGETLSVAFAGPGQHQDAGAKMIHMAPYTQSSIVSKSIARGGGRAGYRGEVRVDANAHHSANTVRCDALLVDTISRSDTYPAIDIRVDDVQLGHEATVSKVSEEQLFYLMSRGLAEDEAMAMIVRGFIEPIARELPMEYALELNKLIEMGMEGSVG, translated from the coding sequence ATGTCCGATGTGCTGATCGATCGTCCTGAGCTCGAGGGCCTTGGCGTCTACGAGTTCGGGTGGCACGACCCCGATGCGGCGGGAGCCAGCGCGAAGCGCGGCCTGTCGGAGGCCGTCGTGCGCGACATCTCGGCTCTGAAGGCCGAGCCGGAATGGATGCTGAAGAACCGTCTGAAGGGCTACCAGCTCTTCGGGCGCAAGCCGATGCCGACGTGGGGCGCCGATCTCAGCGACATCGACTTCGAGAACATCAAGTACTTCGTCCGCTCGACCGAGAAGCAGGCCGGCTCCTGGGAGGAGCTGCCCGAGGACATCCGCAACACGTATGAGCGGCTCGGCATCCCCGAGGCGGAGCGGGCGCGGCTGGTCGCCGGCGTCGCCGCGCAGTACGAGTCCGAGGTGGTCTACCACCAGATCCAGGAGGACCTCGAGCGCCAGGGCGTCATCTTCATGGACACCGACACGGCGCTCAAGGAGCACCCGGAGTTCTTCGAGGAGTACTTCGGCACGGTCATCCCCGCCGGAGACAACAAGTTCGCCGCCCTCAACACGGCCGTCTGGTCGGGCGGATCGTTCGTGTACGTGCCGAAGGGCGTGCACGTCGACATCCCGCTGCAGGCCTACTTCCGCATCAACACGGAGAACATGGGCCAGTTCGAGCGGACGCTCATCATCGCGGACGAGGACAGCTACGTGCACTACATCGAGGGCTGCACGGCGCCGATCTACAAGAGCGACTCGCTGCACTCCGCCGTGGTCGAGATCGTCGTGAAGAAGAACGCCCGCGTGCGCTACACGACGATCCAGAACTGGTCCAACAACGTGTACAACCTCGTGACCAAGCGCGCGATCGCGCACGAGGGCGCGACGATGGAGTGGGTGGACGGCAACATCGGCTCCAAGGTGACGATGAAGTACCCGTCGATCTACCTGATGGGCGAGCACGCGAAGGGCGAGACGCTCTCGGTCGCGTTCGCCGGCCCCGGCCAGCACCAGGACGCCGGCGCCAAGATGATCCACATGGCCCCGTACACGCAGTCGTCGATCGTCTCGAAGTCGATCGCGCGCGGCGGCGGCCGCGCCGGCTACCGCGGCGAGGTCCGCGTCGACGCGAACGCGCACCACTCCGCCAACACCGTGCGCTGCGATGCGCTCCTGGTCGACACGATCTCGCGGTCGGACACCTACCCCGCGATCGACATCCGCGTGGACGATGTCCAGCTGGGCCACGAGGCGACCGTCTCGAAGGTCAGCGAGGAGCAGCTCTTCTATCTGATGAGCCGCGGCCTCGCCGAGGACGAGGCGATGGCGATGATCGTTCGCGGCTTCATCGAGCCGATCGCTCGGGAGCTGCCGATGGAGTACGCCCTCGAACTCAACAAGCTCATCGAGATGGGCATGGAAGGATCCGTCGGCTGA
- the zwf gene encoding glucose-6-phosphate dehydrogenase, with the protein MPVEISRAHNPLRDPDDRRLSRIAGPSALVIFGVTGDLSRKKLMPAVYDLANRGLLPPGFGLVGFARRDWEDEDFAEVVHDAVRQHARTEFRDETWQQLLQGIRFVQGEFDDPEAFRRLRETVGKLDTERGTMGNHAYYLSIPPKNFAVVARQLKESGLVDDTADAPDRWRRVVIEKPFGHDLESARALNDALRSAFPTDSIFRIDHYLGKETVQNILALRFANELYEPIWNRNYVDHVQITMAEDIGVGGRAGYYDGIGAARDVIQNHLLQLLALTAMEEPIRFDATQLRAEKEKVLAAVTLPDDLSLAAARGQYAGGWQGGEKVTGFLDEDGMDPQSTTETYAAIKLEINTRRWSGVPFYLRTGKRLGRRVTEIAVVFKRAPEHLFGRNQTSGLGQNALVIRVQPDEGVTIRFGSKVPGADTQVRDVTMDFGYGHAFTEASPEAYERLILDVLLGDPPLFPRHEEVELSWKILDPIERYWAAQGGPLEQYSPGSWGPESADALLARDGRTWRRP; encoded by the coding sequence ATGCCCGTCGAGATCTCGCGCGCGCACAATCCGTTGCGCGACCCCGACGATCGGCGCCTCAGCCGCATCGCCGGACCCAGCGCTCTCGTGATCTTCGGTGTCACCGGAGATCTGTCGCGCAAGAAGCTCATGCCCGCCGTGTACGACCTCGCCAACCGCGGCCTGCTCCCGCCGGGCTTCGGCCTGGTCGGCTTCGCGCGCCGCGACTGGGAGGACGAGGACTTCGCCGAAGTCGTGCACGACGCCGTACGACAGCACGCCCGCACCGAGTTCCGCGATGAGACCTGGCAGCAGCTCCTCCAGGGCATCCGCTTCGTCCAGGGCGAGTTCGACGACCCCGAGGCGTTCCGGCGTCTGCGTGAGACCGTCGGCAAGCTCGACACCGAGCGCGGCACGATGGGCAACCACGCCTACTACCTGTCGATCCCGCCGAAGAACTTCGCCGTCGTCGCCCGCCAGCTCAAGGAATCGGGACTCGTCGACGACACCGCCGACGCGCCCGACCGGTGGCGCCGGGTCGTCATCGAGAAGCCGTTCGGGCACGACCTCGAGTCGGCGCGCGCCCTGAACGACGCGCTCCGTTCCGCGTTCCCGACCGACTCGATCTTCCGTATCGACCACTACCTCGGCAAGGAGACGGTTCAGAACATCCTGGCGCTGCGCTTCGCCAACGAGCTGTACGAGCCGATCTGGAACCGCAACTACGTCGACCACGTGCAGATCACGATGGCGGAGGACATCGGGGTGGGTGGCCGAGCCGGCTACTACGACGGCATCGGCGCAGCGCGCGACGTCATCCAGAACCACCTGCTGCAGCTGCTCGCCCTCACGGCGATGGAGGAGCCGATCCGTTTCGACGCGACGCAGCTGCGCGCCGAGAAGGAGAAGGTGCTCGCGGCCGTCACGCTCCCGGACGACCTCTCACTCGCCGCAGCCCGCGGACAGTACGCGGGTGGCTGGCAGGGCGGCGAGAAGGTCACGGGGTTCCTCGACGAGGACGGCATGGACCCGCAGTCCACGACCGAGACCTACGCGGCGATCAAGCTCGAGATCAACACGCGCCGCTGGTCGGGAGTGCCGTTCTACCTGCGCACCGGCAAGCGGCTCGGCCGGCGTGTGACCGAGATCGCCGTCGTCTTCAAGCGTGCGCCCGAGCACCTGTTCGGACGCAACCAGACCTCCGGGCTCGGCCAGAACGCGCTCGTCATCCGGGTGCAGCCCGACGAAGGAGTGACGATCCGCTTCGGATCGAAGGTGCCCGGCGCGGACACGCAGGTCCGAGACGTCACGATGGACTTCGGCTACGGACACGCGTTCACCGAGGCGAGCCCCGAGGCGTACGAGCGGCTCATCCTCGATGTCCTGCTGGGCGACCCGCCGCTGTTCCCCCGTCACGAGGAGGTCGAGCTCAGCTGGAAGATCCTCGACCCGATCGAGCGGTACTGGGCCGCGCAGGGCGGCCCGCTCGAGCAGTACTCCCCCGGTTCCTGGGGGCCCGAATCCGCGGACGCGCTCCTCGCGCGTGACGGCCGCACCTGGAGGCGCCCGTGA
- a CDS encoding glucose-6-phosphate dehydrogenase assembly protein OpcA, whose amino-acid sequence MIIDLPDTNVSKISKALVSVREEGGAVALGRVLTLIIVSHHGVDEEAIEAANDASREHPMRVIVLMEKDPDGDPRLDAQIRVGGDAGASEVVLLHAYGPAGSNSESLVTGLLLPDAPVVAWWPADTPPAPSRSAIGRIAQRRITDAAQQPDPHAWLDRLGEMYAPGDTDLAWTRLTRWREQLAAVLDQPPYEPVTAVEVLGGADSPSTPLLAAWLRLQLQVPVDWRYLDAAEWKSGIKSVRLTRESGDILLARPEPGIAVLTQPGQPSHDLAFPRRSLRECLAEELRRLDPDLLYGRVITEGCALLDSDDREA is encoded by the coding sequence GTGATCATCGACCTGCCCGACACCAACGTCAGCAAGATCTCGAAGGCGCTCGTGAGCGTTCGCGAGGAGGGCGGCGCCGTCGCGCTCGGCCGCGTGCTGACGCTCATCATCGTCAGCCACCACGGCGTGGACGAGGAGGCCATCGAGGCGGCCAACGACGCATCGCGCGAGCACCCCATGCGGGTCATCGTGCTGATGGAGAAGGATCCCGACGGCGATCCGCGGCTGGATGCGCAGATCCGCGTCGGCGGCGACGCCGGTGCGAGCGAGGTCGTCCTGCTGCACGCCTACGGCCCCGCCGGCTCCAACTCCGAGAGCCTCGTCACGGGGCTTCTCCTGCCCGACGCGCCGGTCGTCGCGTGGTGGCCGGCCGACACGCCTCCCGCCCCGTCCCGCTCCGCGATCGGCCGTATCGCGCAGCGCCGGATCACGGATGCCGCGCAGCAGCCGGACCCGCACGCCTGGCTCGATCGGCTGGGTGAGATGTACGCGCCGGGAGACACCGACCTCGCCTGGACGCGGCTGACCCGTTGGCGCGAGCAGCTCGCGGCGGTCCTGGACCAGCCGCCCTACGAGCCCGTGACCGCGGTCGAGGTCCTCGGCGGTGCCGACTCGCCCTCCACGCCCTTGCTGGCGGCCTGGCTCCGGCTGCAGCTGCAGGTCCCCGTCGACTGGCGCTATCTGGACGCCGCAGAGTGGAAGAGCGGCATCAAGTCGGTGCGGCTCACCCGCGAGAGCGGCGACATCCTGCTCGCGCGCCCGGAGCCGGGAATCGCCGTGCTCACCCAGCCGGGACAGCCGAGTCACGACCTCGCGTTCCCGCGTCGGTCGCTGCGTGAATGCCTCGCAGAGGAACTCCGACGGCTGGATCCTGACCTGCTGTATGGTCGGGTCATCACCGAGGGGTGCGCGCTCCTCGACAGTGACGACCGAG
- the tal gene encoding transaldolase, whose amino-acid sequence MSTPTEQLAAAGVSIWLDDLSRERITTGNLQSLIAERSVSGVTTNPTIFAGALSKGEAYAEQVASLAADGADVDRAIFEITTDDVQAASEIFRPVYDATGGVDGRVSIEVSPDLAHDTAATVAEAKKLWAKVDRPNALIKIPATRAGLPAITEVIGAGISVNVTLIFSLERYAAVIDAYLAGVEKARDAGHDISQIHSVASFFVSRVDTEVDKRLKAIGTDAATALLSKAGIANARLAYELFEREFSSDRARALVEGGATVQRPLWASTGVKDPALPDTLYVTELVAAGTVNTMPEKTLEATFDHGVIEGDTITGNYDDAHAVFDGLAAVGVDFDDVTQVLEDEGVEKFIVSWHELQDTVKAALNEAR is encoded by the coding sequence ATGAGCACCCCCACCGAGCAGCTGGCCGCAGCCGGCGTCAGCATCTGGCTGGACGACCTGTCGCGCGAGCGCATCACGACGGGCAACCTGCAGAGCCTGATCGCGGAGCGTTCGGTCAGCGGTGTGACGACCAACCCGACGATCTTCGCCGGAGCGCTCTCGAAGGGCGAGGCCTACGCCGAGCAGGTCGCCTCCCTCGCCGCGGACGGCGCCGACGTGGACCGCGCGATCTTCGAGATCACGACGGACGACGTGCAGGCGGCGTCCGAGATCTTCCGCCCGGTCTACGACGCGACCGGCGGCGTCGACGGTCGCGTGTCGATCGAGGTCTCCCCCGACCTCGCGCACGACACGGCGGCGACCGTCGCCGAGGCCAAGAAGCTGTGGGCCAAGGTCGACCGTCCGAACGCGCTCATCAAGATCCCGGCGACGCGCGCGGGCCTGCCGGCCATCACCGAGGTGATCGGCGCCGGCATCAGCGTCAACGTCACGCTCATCTTCTCGCTCGAGCGCTATGCGGCCGTCATCGATGCGTACCTGGCGGGCGTCGAGAAGGCGCGCGACGCGGGCCACGACATCTCCCAGATCCACTCGGTCGCCTCGTTCTTCGTGTCCCGCGTGGACACGGAGGTCGACAAGCGGCTGAAGGCGATCGGCACGGATGCGGCCACCGCCCTTCTCTCGAAGGCGGGGATCGCGAACGCGCGCCTCGCCTACGAGCTGTTCGAGCGCGAGTTCTCCTCCGACCGCGCTCGCGCGCTCGTCGAGGGCGGCGCCACGGTCCAGCGTCCGCTGTGGGCCTCCACCGGCGTCAAGGACCCGGCTCTCCCCGACACGCTGTACGTCACCGAGCTCGTCGCTGCGGGCACCGTCAACACGATGCCGGAGAAGACGCTCGAGGCGACGTTCGACCACGGTGTCATCGAGGGCGACACGATCACCGGCAACTACGACGACGCACACGCCGTGTTCGACGGCCTCGCCGCGGTCGGGGTCGACTTCGACGATGTCACGCAGGTGCTCGAGGACGAGGGCGTCGAGAAGTTCATCGTGTCCTGGCATGAGCTGCAGGACACCGTCAAGGCCGCGCTGAACGAGGCCCGATGA
- a CDS encoding glucose-6-phosphate isomerase, with protein MSFDVRVSGAVEEVVAQTLPGLVEALVASGITAQDASLWGAAAEAEASQRLGWVNAVSVSRPLLPRIAAVRDELRARGVTRIVLAGMGGSSLAPEVIAQTSGVPLVILDSTAPGQVLAAIDGDVESGGLAQTALVVSSKSGSTVETDSARRAFEAAYRDLGIDPAERIVVVTDPGSPLELSATEAGYTVFAADPTVGGRYSALTAFGLVPAGLAGVDVAELLDEAEATLLEVAIDDPRNPALVLAAAIAGGTPRADKLGLVSDETYLRGLPDWIEQLIAESTGKEGTGILPVVLLPVSPEVDRTPDDLRIVRLVDDVHHEHLFEHHHGEVLVSGSLGAQFVVWEYATAIAGRLLGIDPFDQPDVESAKAATRALLESRPEPSAPAFTADGVQVRVSDPELAASGTLAGVLDALWKLIPVDGYVAIQAYVDRWRSPQLAGLRELVAADAGRPTTFGWGPRFLHSTGQFHKGGPATGVFLQILESTDVDVEIPGRPFTFGELIAAQAAGDAAVLANEHGRPVVTLTLTDPTVDVLTLFEAAQ; from the coding sequence ATGAGCTTCGACGTCCGCGTCAGCGGAGCCGTCGAGGAGGTCGTGGCGCAGACGTTGCCCGGCCTCGTCGAGGCGCTCGTCGCGTCGGGCATCACGGCGCAGGACGCGTCGCTGTGGGGTGCCGCCGCCGAGGCGGAGGCATCCCAGCGGCTCGGCTGGGTGAATGCGGTCTCGGTCTCGCGGCCGCTCCTCCCCCGGATCGCCGCCGTGCGCGACGAGCTCCGCGCACGTGGCGTGACGCGGATCGTGCTGGCCGGGATGGGCGGTTCGTCGCTGGCGCCGGAGGTCATCGCGCAGACGAGCGGGGTGCCTCTCGTGATCCTCGACTCGACGGCGCCCGGGCAGGTGCTGGCGGCGATCGACGGCGACGTGGAGTCCGGCGGCCTCGCGCAGACCGCGCTCGTCGTCTCCTCCAAGAGCGGCTCCACCGTCGAGACCGACTCGGCGCGGCGCGCGTTCGAAGCGGCGTACCGCGATCTGGGCATCGACCCCGCCGAGCGCATCGTCGTGGTGACCGACCCCGGCTCGCCGCTCGAGCTGTCGGCGACGGAGGCGGGCTACACGGTGTTCGCCGCGGATCCCACCGTGGGCGGTCGCTACTCGGCTCTCACGGCGTTCGGACTCGTCCCGGCGGGGCTTGCCGGGGTGGACGTCGCCGAGCTGCTCGACGAGGCGGAGGCGACACTGCTCGAGGTCGCGATCGACGACCCCCGCAACCCGGCGCTCGTCCTCGCGGCGGCCATCGCCGGGGGCACGCCGCGCGCGGACAAGCTCGGTCTCGTGAGCGACGAGACGTACCTCCGTGGGCTTCCGGACTGGATCGAGCAGCTGATCGCCGAGTCCACCGGCAAGGAGGGCACCGGCATCCTGCCCGTGGTGCTGTTGCCGGTCTCTCCCGAGGTCGATCGGACGCCCGATGATCTGCGCATCGTGCGGCTCGTGGACGACGTGCATCACGAGCACCTCTTCGAGCACCACCACGGCGAGGTGCTCGTCTCGGGTTCTCTCGGCGCGCAGTTCGTCGTGTGGGAGTATGCGACGGCGATCGCCGGTCGCCTGCTCGGGATCGACCCCTTCGATCAGCCCGACGTCGAGTCCGCGAAGGCCGCGACCCGTGCGCTTCTGGAGTCGCGCCCGGAGCCGTCGGCTCCGGCGTTCACGGCGGACGGCGTCCAGGTACGAGTCTCGGACCCGGAGCTGGCGGCCTCCGGAACCCTGGCCGGCGTCCTCGACGCCCTCTGGAAGCTGATCCCGGTCGACGGCTATGTCGCGATCCAGGCCTACGTCGACCGGTGGCGGTCGCCGCAGCTCGCGGGACTCCGCGAGCTGGTCGCGGCGGATGCCGGACGTCCGACGACGTTCGGGTGGGGCCCACGGTTCCTCCACTCGACCGGCCAGTTCCACAAGGGCGGCCCGGCGACGGGGGTGTTCCTGCAGATCCTCGAGTCCACCGACGTGGATGTCGAGATCCCCGGTCGACCCTTCACCTTCGGCGAGCTCATCGCCGCCCAGGCCGCCGGCGACGCGGCGGTGCTCGCCAACGAGCACGGCCGCCCCGTCGTGACGCTCACGCTCACCGACCCGACCGTCGATGTGCTGACCCTTTTCGAAGCAGCCCAGTAG